The following proteins are encoded in a genomic region of Rubrobacter xylanophilus DSM 9941:
- a CDS encoding citrate synthase family protein translates to MEPGDRSGGRYLTAREAAEELGVSVRTLYAYVSRGLVRSEAAGGGRRGRRYRAEDVRRLRERKEHRRDPARAAEGALDWGMPVLESGISLIADGRLYYRGRDAVALSGERSLEQVAQLIWTGSMAPGDRAAVPGLFRAAARSVAGCPRLPLGGARPVLDELGLALQAAASRDPAAYDLRPAAVVRTGARILRLLVGAATGEQDAGETAARALQRRWVPRDEGAAEILDRALVLCADHELNVSSFTARCVASAGATPYAAVVAGLAALGGVRHGGGTERVEAFLAEVEAAGDPREVVASRLRRGEAVPGFGHRLYPEGDPRAAALLAALAEGYPGSEALGLAEGAAEAAGALVGERPNVDFALAVLARVLGLPPGGALALFALGRAVGWVGHAIEQYASGAPIRPRARYVGEPPPRPESGPSPARSG, encoded by the coding sequence GTGGAGCCGGGGGACAGGAGCGGGGGGAGGTACCTCACGGCGCGTGAGGCGGCCGAGGAGCTGGGGGTGAGCGTGAGGACGCTGTACGCCTACGTGAGCCGGGGGCTCGTCCGGTCGGAGGCGGCCGGGGGCGGGCGGCGCGGCAGGCGCTACCGGGCGGAGGACGTGCGGCGGCTCAGGGAGCGCAAGGAGCACCGGCGCGACCCGGCCCGGGCGGCGGAGGGTGCGCTCGACTGGGGCATGCCGGTGCTGGAGTCGGGGATCTCCCTGATCGCGGACGGCCGGCTGTACTACCGGGGGCGGGACGCCGTCGCGCTCTCGGGCGAGCGCTCGCTCGAGCAGGTGGCGCAGCTGATCTGGACTGGGAGCATGGCGCCGGGGGACCGCGCGGCCGTCCCCGGGCTCTTCCGGGCGGCCGCGCGGAGCGTCGCCGGGTGTCCCCGGCTGCCCTTGGGGGGCGCGAGGCCGGTCCTGGACGAGCTCGGGCTGGCGCTGCAGGCGGCGGCTTCGAGGGACCCGGCCGCCTACGACCTGCGGCCCGCCGCCGTCGTCAGGACCGGCGCGCGCATCCTGCGCCTCTTGGTGGGGGCGGCGACCGGCGAGCAGGACGCCGGGGAGACCGCGGCGCGGGCCTTGCAGAGACGGTGGGTCCCGCGGGACGAGGGGGCCGCGGAGATCCTCGACCGCGCGCTCGTCCTCTGCGCGGACCACGAGCTCAACGTCTCCTCCTTCACCGCGAGGTGCGTAGCCTCCGCCGGGGCGACGCCCTACGCCGCCGTGGTGGCCGGGCTGGCGGCGCTCGGAGGCGTCAGGCACGGCGGCGGCACCGAGCGCGTCGAGGCGTTCCTCGCGGAGGTGGAGGCGGCCGGTGACCCCCGGGAGGTCGTCGCCTCGCGGCTCAGGCGCGGGGAGGCGGTGCCGGGGTTCGGGCACCGTCTCTACCCCGAGGGGGACCCGCGGGCCGCGGCGCTGCTAGCCGCGCTCGCCGAGGGCTACCCCGGGTCGGAGGCGCTGGGGCTGGCCGAGGGCGCGGCCGAGGCGGCCGGGGCCCTGGTGGGCGAGCGCCCGAACGTGGACTTCGCGCTCGCGGTGCTCGCGAGGGTGCTGGGCCTGCCGCCGGGAGGGGCTCTGGCCCTCTTCGCCCTCGGCAGGGCGGTCGGCTGGGTCGGGCACGCCATCGAGCAGTACGCGTCAGGAGCCCCCATCCGGCCCCGGGCCCGCTACGTGGGCGAGCCGCCGCCTAGACCGGAATCCGGACCATCTCCAGCCCGCTCAGGATGA
- the lipA gene encoding lipoyl synthase, with product MRHRWEDRPVAPPPDGRPTEYLPFRQERGRHGRPGWLKARVPDGPGYREIKETMRGLSLHTVCEEARCPNIGECWNNRTATFMILGNVCTRSCGFCAVLTGRPQELDLEEPYRVADAVKKMGLRHAVITSVNRDELPDGGASVFAATIRAIRREVPGCAVEVLTPDFKGDRDAIKTVIDARPDTFNHNIETVPRLYPAVRPQAKYGRSLEVLRYAKELDPGVLTKSGFMVGLGEVEEEIVRTMRDLREHGVDILTIGQYLRPTENHLPMARYYTPQEFARYKKLGLEMGFSHVESGPLVRSSYHAHEQTEDARRGALGARG from the coding sequence GTGCGCCACCGCTGGGAGGACAGGCCCGTCGCCCCCCCGCCGGACGGCAGGCCCACCGAGTACCTGCCCTTCCGGCAGGAGCGGGGTCGGCACGGTCGCCCGGGGTGGCTCAAGGCGCGGGTCCCGGACGGGCCCGGCTACCGGGAGATAAAGGAGACCATGCGCGGGCTCAGCCTGCACACCGTCTGCGAGGAGGCCCGCTGCCCGAACATCGGGGAGTGCTGGAACAACCGCACCGCGACCTTCATGATCCTGGGCAACGTCTGCACCCGCTCCTGCGGCTTCTGCGCGGTGCTCACCGGCAGGCCGCAGGAGCTGGATTTGGAGGAGCCCTACCGGGTGGCCGACGCGGTGAAGAAGATGGGGCTCAGGCACGCGGTCATCACGAGCGTCAACCGCGACGAGCTGCCCGACGGGGGGGCCTCGGTCTTTGCTGCCACCATCCGGGCCATCCGGAGGGAGGTGCCGGGCTGCGCCGTGGAGGTCTTGACGCCGGACTTCAAGGGCGACCGCGACGCCATAAAGACCGTCATCGACGCCCGCCCCGACACCTTCAACCACAACATCGAGACGGTCCCGCGCCTCTACCCGGCGGTGCGGCCGCAGGCGAAGTACGGGAGGTCGCTGGAGGTGCTGCGCTACGCCAAGGAGCTCGACCCCGGCGTCCTGACCAAGAGCGGGTTCATGGTGGGCCTTGGGGAGGTGGAGGAGGAGATAGTGCGGACGATGCGCGACCTGCGGGAGCACGGCGTGGACATCCTGACCATCGGCCAGTACCTCCGTCCGACGGAGAACCACCTGCCGATGGCCCGCTACTACACGCCGCAGGAGTTTGCCCGCTACAAGAAGCTGGGCCTGGAGATGGGCTTCTCTCACGTGGAGAGCGGCCCTCTGGTGCGCAGCTCCTACCACGCCCACGAGCAGACCGAGGACGCCCGCCGCGGCGCCCTGGGAGCGAGGGGCTAG
- the moaD gene encoding molybdopterin converting factor subunit 1, producing MQKVRVLFFGAAADRAGAREVELPAEEGATLGELWASLSRRHPGLSPMRESLAFAVNGEYASEERPVRPGDEVAVLPPVSGG from the coding sequence ATGCAGAAGGTGAGGGTACTGTTCTTCGGCGCGGCGGCGGACAGGGCCGGGGCGCGGGAGGTGGAGCTGCCGGCGGAGGAGGGCGCCACGCTCGGCGAGCTGTGGGCCTCGCTCTCCCGGCGGCACCCGGGCCTCTCCCCCATGCGCGAGAGCCTGGCCTTCGCGGTCAACGGGGAGTACGCCTCAGAGGAGCGGCCGGTGCGCCCCGGGGACGAGGTCGCCGTGCTGCCGCCCGTCTCCGGGGGCTAG
- the lpdA gene encoding dihydrolipoyl dehydrogenase, producing the protein MADKFDLVIIGGGNAGYIPAIRASQLGMSVALVERREGGHLGGTCLNLGCIPTKALLQTAAMLHDARNGEEFGVKVGDVRFDYRQAAKRRDQVVNQLRRGVAGLMKKNKVSVYNGTGSFIQPRRIKVELNDGGTEELEAENVLIATGSAVNTLPGLEFDGEKVISSDDVVTENDGYPESVIILGSGAVGVEFASMYNDFGTEVTIVEILDRLVPLEDPEVSAELEKQFEGRGIRCLTGTKADPGSLDKSGDGVKIKVAGEGGEETLEAEKLLVAVGRKTVTEELNLEATSVKTDDRGIIQVDEFYRTDEPGVYAAGDVIGGYWLAHAAGHEGIVAVEHMAGKDPMPLDQNLIPRVTFCRPEIASFGLSEEQAREEGYEIKVGKFPFRAIGKALIEGEPNGFLKVVADAETDLILGMHAIGPHVTELIAEGVFAKLVEGTPEEIGMAVHAHPSLAEIVGEAAMAVDGHAIHF; encoded by the coding sequence GTGGCTGACAAGTTCGACCTGGTCATCATCGGCGGCGGCAACGCGGGGTACATCCCCGCCATCAGGGCCTCACAGCTCGGGATGAGCGTCGCCCTCGTGGAGCGGCGCGAGGGGGGGCACCTCGGGGGCACCTGCCTGAACCTCGGCTGCATCCCCACCAAGGCGCTCCTGCAGACGGCGGCCATGCTGCACGACGCCCGCAACGGCGAGGAGTTCGGCGTAAAGGTGGGGGACGTGCGGTTCGACTACCGGCAGGCCGCCAAGAGGCGGGACCAGGTGGTCAACCAGCTCCGCCGCGGGGTAGCCGGCCTGATGAAGAAGAACAAGGTCTCCGTGTACAACGGCACCGGCTCCTTCATCCAGCCCAGGCGGATAAAGGTCGAGCTCAATGACGGCGGCACCGAGGAGCTCGAGGCCGAGAACGTGCTCATCGCCACCGGCAGCGCCGTGAACACCCTGCCCGGGCTGGAGTTCGACGGCGAGAAGGTCATCTCCAGCGACGACGTGGTCACCGAGAACGACGGCTACCCGGAAAGCGTGATCATCCTCGGCAGCGGGGCGGTGGGGGTCGAGTTCGCCAGCATGTACAACGACTTCGGCACCGAGGTGACCATCGTCGAGATCCTGGACCGGCTCGTCCCGCTGGAGGACCCGGAGGTCTCCGCCGAGCTCGAGAAGCAGTTCGAGGGGCGGGGCATCCGCTGCCTCACGGGGACGAAGGCCGACCCCGGGAGCCTGGACAAGAGCGGCGACGGGGTGAAGATAAAGGTCGCCGGCGAGGGCGGCGAGGAGACGCTCGAGGCCGAGAAGCTGCTCGTGGCGGTGGGCCGCAAGACCGTGACGGAGGAGCTCAACCTGGAGGCCACCTCCGTCAAGACCGACGACCGGGGCATCATCCAGGTGGACGAGTTCTACCGCACCGACGAGCCGGGGGTGTACGCCGCCGGCGACGTCATAGGGGGCTACTGGCTCGCCCACGCGGCCGGGCACGAGGGGATCGTGGCGGTCGAGCACATGGCGGGCAAGGACCCGATGCCGCTGGACCAGAACCTCATCCCCCGGGTCACCTTCTGCCGGCCCGAGATAGCCTCCTTCGGGCTCAGCGAGGAGCAGGCCAGGGAGGAGGGGTACGAGATCAAGGTGGGCAAGTTCCCCTTCCGGGCCATCGGCAAGGCGCTCATCGAGGGGGAGCCCAACGGCTTCCTCAAGGTGGTCGCCGACGCGGAGACCGACCTGATCCTGGGGATGCACGCCATAGGCCCGCACGTGACCGAGCTGATCGCGGAGGGGGTCTTCGCCAAGCTGGTGGAGGGCACCCCGGAGGAGATCGGGATGGCCGTCCACGCCCACCCCTCCCTGGCGGAGATAGTGGGCGAGGCCGCCATGGCCGTGGACGGGCACGCGATCCACTTCTGA
- a CDS encoding competence/damage-inducible protein A produces MQKISNAEIAAIGTEILLGDLVDTNSAWLSQRLAALGVNVYRHTAVGDNRERIVAALGEAAARSDLVVTTGGLGPTSDDLTHECLSLLTGRPLAEYPEARRHVDEMFRRFGRKPTPSNYKQALFPQGSRLIPNPLGTAMGALLEHEGTLFATFPGVPGEMRTMFEETLAPAIRERTEGTIVSRTLWFAGIGESALAERVQDLLDARDPTVAPLAGEGKVRLRITTRAATPEEARKKIEPVEREILSRLGRYYFGRDDETLESAVGRLLRERGETLAVAESCTGGLLAKRLTDIPGSSEYFREGIVAYSNEAKERLLMVPREVLAEHGAVSEPVARGMAEGVRKLSGADYGLSVTGIAGPGGGTEEKPVGLVWVGVADGRGSEAVRLDLSAWARSRAAIRERSANMALDLLRRTLKKAKEA; encoded by the coding sequence ATGCAGAAGATAAGCAACGCCGAGATCGCCGCGATAGGCACGGAGATCCTGCTCGGGGATCTCGTGGACACCAACTCGGCCTGGCTCTCGCAGCGGCTGGCCGCCCTCGGGGTGAACGTGTACCGCCACACCGCGGTGGGGGACAACCGGGAGAGGATCGTGGCCGCCCTCGGGGAGGCCGCCGCGCGCTCCGACCTGGTGGTGACCACCGGGGGGCTCGGGCCCACCTCCGACGACCTGACCCACGAGTGCCTCTCGCTGCTCACGGGCCGCCCGCTCGCGGAGTACCCCGAGGCCCGCCGCCACGTGGACGAGATGTTCCGCCGCTTCGGGAGAAAGCCCACCCCCTCCAACTACAAGCAGGCCCTCTTCCCGCAGGGGTCGCGCCTCATCCCCAACCCTTTGGGGACCGCGATGGGGGCGCTGCTCGAGCACGAGGGCACCCTGTTCGCCACCTTCCCCGGCGTCCCCGGCGAGATGCGGACCATGTTCGAGGAGACGCTCGCGCCCGCCATCCGGGAGAGGACCGAGGGGACGATCGTCTCGCGCACCCTGTGGTTCGCCGGGATCGGCGAGTCGGCGCTGGCCGAGAGGGTGCAGGACCTGCTCGACGCCCGCGACCCCACCGTCGCCCCGCTCGCCGGGGAGGGGAAGGTGCGGCTGAGGATCACCACCCGCGCGGCCACCCCGGAGGAGGCGAGAAAGAAGATAGAGCCGGTGGAGCGGGAGATCCTCTCCCGCCTCGGCCGCTACTACTTCGGCAGGGACGACGAGACGCTGGAGAGCGCCGTCGGGCGGCTGCTGCGGGAGCGGGGGGAGACCCTCGCGGTGGCCGAGAGCTGCACGGGGGGGCTGTTGGCCAAGCGGCTTACGGACATCCCCGGCTCCTCGGAGTACTTCAGGGAGGGGATCGTGGCCTACTCCAACGAGGCCAAGGAGCGCCTGCTGATGGTCCCCCGCGAGGTGCTGGCCGAGCACGGGGCGGTCTCCGAGCCCGTGGCCCGCGGGATGGCCGAGGGGGTGCGGAAGCTCTCGGGGGCGGACTACGGCCTCTCGGTGACCGGCATCGCCGGCCCCGGCGGCGGGACGGAGGAGAAGCCCGTGGGGCTGGTGTGGGTGGGGGTGGCGGATGGCCGCGGGAGCGAGGCCGTGCGCCTGGACCTCTCGGCCTGGGCGCGCTCGCGGGCCGCGATCCGCGAGCGCAGCGCCAACATGGCCCTCGATCTTCTTCGCCGTACCCTAAAGAAGGCAAAAGAAGCTTAG
- a CDS encoding molybdenum cofactor biosynthesis protein MoaE produces the protein MFRIVEGPIDVGAVILAAQRPDCGAVSAFVGTTRVDRSGEAFVRYLEYEAYRPMADRKLREIGEEIQRRWDARHVSIVHRIGRVDPGEASVAIAVAAPRRDEAFQASRYAIERIKQVVPIWKREVWSDGYVWVGSQVGTRPAAQTG, from the coding sequence TTGTTCAGGATCGTCGAGGGCCCCATAGACGTGGGGGCCGTCATCCTGGCGGCCCAGCGGCCGGACTGCGGGGCGGTCTCCGCCTTCGTGGGCACCACGCGGGTGGACCGGTCGGGGGAGGCCTTTGTCCGGTACCTGGAGTACGAGGCCTACCGCCCCATGGCCGACCGGAAGCTCCGCGAGATCGGGGAGGAGATCCAGAGGCGGTGGGACGCGCGCCACGTCTCCATCGTGCACAGGATAGGCCGGGTGGACCCCGGGGAGGCGAGCGTCGCCATAGCCGTGGCCGCGCCCCGCCGGGATGAGGCCTTCCAGGCCAGCCGCTACGCCATAGAGCGGATAAAGCAGGTGGTCCCCATCTGGAAGCGCGAGGTGTGGTCCGACGGGTACGTGTGGGTCGGCAGCCAGGTCGGCACCCGTCCCGCCGCGCAGACCGGCTGA
- a CDS encoding CPBP family intramembrane glutamic endopeptidase: MAEGTGDPRQVLLSVVVTNTALALLIVLCFWAGVFVARRLGYGPGYSLAALGFAPPRGGALRGAGLGVATGIGALLVSLVVNPVTVFVFEQLGYPARSTIQQPFMRGLEGWVREDPATAIPAIVGVVVLFGPAVEELVFRGALFNGMHRLARLLWRAAARKPPGEGPRRAAFVLAAGVSSGLFALLHLEPVLLPALLIFAFALCWLFERTGSLLPPFLAHATFNSFATTLIILSGLEMVRIPV; this comes from the coding sequence GTGGCTGAAGGGACCGGCGACCCCCGGCAGGTCCTCCTCTCGGTGGTGGTGACCAACACCGCCCTCGCCCTGCTCATCGTCCTGTGCTTCTGGGCCGGGGTGTTCGTCGCGCGCAGGCTGGGCTACGGCCCGGGCTACTCGCTCGCCGCGCTCGGCTTCGCGCCGCCCCGGGGCGGCGCGCTCCGGGGGGCGGGGCTCGGGGTGGCCACGGGGATAGGGGCACTTCTGGTGAGCCTGGTGGTCAACCCGGTCACGGTCTTCGTCTTCGAGCAGCTCGGCTACCCCGCGAGGTCCACGATACAGCAGCCCTTCATGCGGGGGCTGGAGGGTTGGGTGCGCGAGGATCCCGCGACCGCCATCCCGGCGATCGTGGGGGTGGTGGTGCTCTTCGGTCCCGCGGTGGAGGAGCTGGTCTTCCGCGGCGCGCTCTTCAACGGCATGCACCGGCTCGCCCGGCTCCTGTGGCGGGCCGCCGCCCGCAAGCCGCCGGGAGAGGGTCCCCGCCGGGCGGCCTTCGTCCTCGCGGCGGGCGTCTCCTCCGGACTCTTCGCCCTGCTCCACCTGGAGCCCGTGCTGTTGCCGGCGCTCCTGATCTTCGCGTTCGCCCTCTGCTGGCTGTTCGAGCGCACCGGGAGCCTGCTGCCGCCCTTTCTCGCCCACGCCACCTTCAACTCCTTCGCGACCACCCTGATCATCCTGAGCGGGCTGGAGATGGTCCGGATTCCGGTCTAG
- the mutM gene encoding bifunctional DNA-formamidopyrimidine glycosylase/DNA-(apurinic or apyrimidinic site) lyase: MPELPEVETIKNDLRGLVVGSRIERAEVREPALVEQPPQEEFVRRLGGARVTGARRRAKHLVVELDTGEALVFQLKIGGQLLLVPPVEEPEDSVMLVLSLDGGRRLLLRDQTGFSRARLLGEKELAERLSGLGPEPFSEEFTVRYLKERLGSRRAQIKPLLLDQSLISGIGNIYADEILYDARLSPRRRASSLSEEEWERLYAAIRSNLAAGIEHRGTTVRLYRDVLGRAGEHQNHLRVFERHGGPCPRCGAEVVRERVGGRPTHYCPRCQDGGGSAGDGVQLELE, from the coding sequence ATGCCCGAGCTGCCCGAGGTGGAGACCATAAAGAACGACCTGCGCGGGCTGGTGGTCGGCTCGCGCATCGAGCGCGCGGAGGTGCGAGAGCCCGCCCTCGTCGAGCAGCCGCCCCAGGAGGAGTTCGTCCGGCGGCTGGGCGGCGCGCGCGTGACCGGCGCCCGCAGGCGGGCCAAGCACCTCGTCGTGGAGCTCGACACCGGGGAGGCGCTCGTGTTCCAGCTCAAGATCGGGGGCCAGCTCCTGCTCGTCCCCCCGGTGGAGGAGCCCGAGGACAGCGTCATGCTCGTGCTCTCTCTCGACGGCGGGCGGCGGCTCCTTCTGCGCGACCAGACCGGGTTCAGCAGGGCCCGGCTCCTCGGCGAAAAAGAGCTCGCGGAGCGGCTCTCCGGGCTCGGGCCCGAGCCCTTCTCGGAGGAGTTCACGGTGCGCTACCTCAAAGAGAGGCTCGGCTCCCGCCGGGCGCAGATAAAGCCGCTCCTGCTCGACCAGAGCCTCATCTCCGGCATAGGCAACATCTACGCCGACGAGATCCTCTACGACGCCCGGCTGAGCCCCCGGCGCAGGGCGAGCTCCCTCTCCGAAGAGGAGTGGGAGAGGCTTTACGCCGCCATCCGCAGCAACCTCGCCGCCGGCATCGAGCACCGGGGCACCACCGTCAGGCTCTACAGGGACGTGCTCGGTCGGGCCGGGGAGCACCAGAACCACCTGCGGGTCTTCGAGCGCCACGGCGGGCCGTGCCCCCGTTGCGGGGCAGAGGTGGTGCGCGAGAGGGTCGGCGGGCGCCCGACCCACTACTGCCCCCGGTGCCAGGACGGGGGTGGTTCCGCGGGGGATGGGGTACAGTTAGAATTGGAGTGA
- a CDS encoding NUDIX domain-containing protein, whose translation MAKHRGQAQGMDFGIRVGAVVERDGRLLLVRHQKPDREPYWVLPGGRLEPGERIPECARREVLEETGLAAEFLGVLYVSEFLREGRHTVDITVRMGAGEGEARLGEDPEVAPGGEPTLRELRWVPASGLAEIELLPPWLRERLISDFPRGWPPGEVYLGG comes from the coding sequence ATGGCCAAGCATCGCGGGCAGGCGCAGGGGATGGACTTCGGCATCCGGGTGGGCGCCGTGGTGGAGCGGGACGGCCGGCTGCTTCTGGTCCGGCACCAGAAGCCCGACCGGGAGCCCTACTGGGTGCTGCCCGGCGGGAGGCTCGAGCCCGGGGAGAGGATCCCGGAGTGCGCCCGGCGCGAGGTGCTGGAGGAGACCGGCCTTGCGGCCGAGTTTCTCGGCGTGCTCTACGTGAGCGAGTTCCTGCGCGAGGGGCGGCACACGGTGGACATCACGGTACGCATGGGCGCCGGCGAGGGGGAGGCCCGCCTCGGCGAGGACCCGGAGGTCGCCCCCGGCGGGGAGCCCACCCTGCGGGAGCTGCGCTGGGTGCCGGCATCAGGGCTTGCGGAGATAGAGCTGCTCCCGCCGTGGCTCAGGGAGCGTCTGATCTCGGACTTCCCCCGGGGATGGCCGCCGGGCGAGGTGTACCTGGGTGGCTGA
- a CDS encoding citrate synthase/methylcitrate synthase: MKGAAHARSEREPGVEVSGGAAFAPGLEGVVATRTRLSMVDGAAGRLVIAGFPVEELAGRASFEETLYLLWNGVLPDAGRLEGLRGDLAARRALPEAAGEVLEAAVAGGAAPIDALRMAAGTLAPSGNDRDDALTSVAAFPTIVAACWRLSQGREPVEPDPGLSHAANYLYMLSGEVPGEERVRALETYLNTVSDHGMNASTFAARVISSTGSDLISAVVGAIGALKGPLHGGAPGPALDVVFEIGEPGRAEGVLRERLDRGERLMGFGHRVYKVRDPRADVLAGAAERLYASDADEELYRLALEVERTALRLLEEYKPGRNLDTNVEFYTALLLHGLGLPTGLFTPTFAVGRVAGWTAHCLEQRETGRLIRPQSEYVGPEARKWVPLEER, from the coding sequence ATGAAAGGAGCGGCGCATGCAAGGTCGGAGCGAGAGCCGGGGGTCGAGGTGAGCGGGGGTGCCGCGTTCGCGCCGGGCCTCGAGGGCGTGGTGGCGACGAGGACGCGCCTCAGCATGGTGGATGGGGCGGCGGGCAGGCTGGTCATCGCGGGCTTTCCGGTCGAGGAGCTGGCGGGTCGGGCGTCCTTCGAGGAGACGCTCTACCTGCTCTGGAACGGCGTGCTGCCCGACGCCGGGCGGCTGGAGGGACTGAGGGGGGATCTCGCCGCCCGCCGGGCGTTGCCGGAGGCGGCCGGTGAGGTGCTGGAGGCCGCGGTCGCCGGGGGGGCCGCGCCGATAGACGCCCTGCGCATGGCCGCGGGGACGCTCGCGCCGAGCGGCAACGACCGCGACGACGCCCTGACGTCGGTCGCCGCCTTCCCCACCATCGTCGCCGCCTGCTGGCGTCTTTCGCAAGGGCGGGAGCCGGTCGAGCCCGACCCCGGGCTCTCGCACGCGGCGAACTACCTGTACATGCTCTCCGGCGAGGTACCGGGCGAGGAGCGGGTGCGGGCCCTGGAGACCTACCTGAACACCGTCTCCGATCACGGCATGAACGCCTCCACCTTCGCGGCGAGGGTGATCTCCTCCACCGGATCCGACCTGATCTCGGCGGTCGTGGGGGCTATCGGCGCGCTGAAGGGGCCGCTTCACGGGGGCGCGCCGGGCCCAGCGCTCGACGTGGTCTTCGAGATCGGGGAGCCCGGGCGCGCTGAGGGCGTCCTGCGGGAGAGACTCGACCGCGGCGAGAGGCTCATGGGCTTCGGCCACCGCGTCTACAAGGTACGAGACCCCCGGGCAGACGTGCTGGCCGGGGCGGCGGAGCGGCTCTACGCCTCCGACGCCGACGAGGAACTCTACCGGCTCGCCCTCGAGGTCGAGAGGACCGCGCTGAGGCTGCTCGAAGAGTACAAGCCGGGGCGCAACCTCGACACCAACGTCGAGTTCTACACCGCGCTCCTGCTGCACGGGCTCGGGCTGCCGACCGGGCTGTTCACGCCCACCTTCGCCGTGGGGCGGGTCGCGGGATGGACGGCGCACTGCCTGGAGCAGCGCGAGACGGGACGGCTCATCAGGCCGCAGTCGGAGTACGTCGGCCCCGAGGCCCGGAAGTGGGTGCCGCTGGAGGAGCGGTAG
- the lipB gene encoding lipoyl(octanoyl) transferase LipB, whose amino-acid sequence MELEERRAALDVRRLPGLTPYAEAWELQRELVRKRRSGEIPDTLLLLEHPPVYTVGRAARDASNLGAGEEYLRSLGAEVFWSDRGGDATFHGPGQLVGYPIIRLKVRDTHRYLRDLEEVVIRALAGYGLEGRRHPRYTGVWVNGSKICAIGVKFSSGWIASHGFALNVNTDLSWFDRITPCGIREYGVTSLERELGREIPLAGVEREIVSGFREVLGDPGS is encoded by the coding sequence TTGGAGCTCGAGGAGCGGCGGGCGGCCCTCGATGTCCGGCGCCTGCCGGGCCTCACGCCCTACGCGGAGGCGTGGGAGCTGCAGCGGGAGCTGGTGCGCAAGAGGAGGAGCGGCGAGATCCCGGACACCCTCCTGCTCCTGGAGCACCCGCCGGTCTACACGGTGGGGCGGGCCGCGAGGGACGCCTCGAACCTGGGGGCGGGGGAGGAGTACCTGCGGTCCCTGGGGGCCGAGGTGTTCTGGAGCGACCGCGGCGGGGACGCCACCTTCCACGGACCGGGCCAGCTCGTCGGCTATCCCATCATCCGCCTGAAGGTGCGCGACACCCACCGCTACCTGAGGGACCTGGAGGAGGTGGTGATCCGGGCGCTCGCAGGCTACGGGCTCGAGGGCCGGCGGCACCCGCGCTACACCGGCGTCTGGGTGAACGGGAGCAAGATCTGCGCGATCGGGGTGAAGTTCTCCTCCGGCTGGATCGCCTCGCACGGCTTCGCCCTGAACGTCAACACCGACCTCTCCTGGTTCGACCGCATAACCCCCTGCGGCATCCGCGAGTACGGGGTGACGAGCCTCGAGCGGGAGCTGGGGCGCGAGATCCCGCTCGCCGGGGTGGAGCGGGAGATCGTCTCTGGCTTCCGGGAGGTCCTCGGGGACCCCGGCTCTTAG
- a CDS encoding TenA family transcriptional regulator, which translates to MEAREYLERLKREVISHPTLTHPFLERFREEGADAEGVRTFAIQYYRHVRVSRLYLAALISNCREDEGLQLSLASILFDEYGELNPEETHPALYRRFLRALGLGEEEWEAPPTLPEIEAYIATHYELCRHPDVRLGLGAMGPASEWPVPPIYAKLCDGLRRAAGLDDAALEIFISHVTMDVEHARIMMEATAPYVADEEGQRRVREGALRSLNARRVMLDGLYRAVYREPVPLPGGSVRLARG; encoded by the coding sequence GTGGAGGCTCGCGAGTATCTGGAGAGGCTGAAGCGGGAGGTGATCTCCCACCCTACGCTCACGCACCCTTTTCTGGAGCGTTTCCGGGAGGAGGGGGCGGATGCGGAGGGGGTGAGGACGTTTGCCATCCAGTACTACCGCCACGTGCGGGTGAGCCGGCTGTACCTTGCGGCTTTGATCTCCAACTGCCGCGAGGACGAGGGGCTGCAGCTTTCGCTCGCGAGCATCCTCTTCGACGAGTACGGCGAGCTCAACCCGGAGGAGACCCATCCGGCGCTCTACCGGCGCTTTCTGCGGGCGCTGGGCCTCGGCGAGGAGGAGTGGGAGGCCCCTCCGACGCTGCCGGAGATAGAGGCGTACATCGCCACCCACTACGAGCTGTGCCGCCACCCGGACGTCCGGCTCGGGCTCGGGGCGATGGGTCCGGCGAGCGAGTGGCCCGTCCCGCCCATCTACGCCAAGCTCTGCGACGGGCTGAGGCGGGCGGCCGGGCTGGACGACGCGGCGCTGGAGATCTTCATAAGCCACGTGACCATGGACGTGGAGCACGCCCGGATCATGATGGAGGCCACCGCGCCCTACGTGGCCGACGAGGAGGGGCAGCGGAGGGTTCGCGAGGGGGCCCTGCGCTCGCTCAACGCCCGCCGGGTGATGCTCGACGGCCTCTACCGCGCGGTCTACCGGGAGCCCGTCCCGCTCCCGGGCGGGTCGGTGCGCCTCGCCCGCGGCTGA